In one Spirosoma rigui genomic region, the following are encoded:
- a CDS encoding glycosyltransferase family 4 protein codes for MPENRLDERNVTSRRVTEKTHVVFINSHPIQYFVPLYQQIACQEAGVLDLTVLYLSDETTTGYIDTQFGARIEWDIPLLDGYKHRFVKNDSWKPSFYNGFLGLLNWGLIGELRRMKKSIVISHGWAYASNILSLWVAKAFGHTVCMRGDSPYCHERYKSKLHRITRLLFLKVFVLSVTDKFLYVGEQNRRLYKSFGIPDHKLIFVPHAVDNNRFRLAYLTNRDNRDTLRRQMGLEGKKVILYVGKLIPKKRPIDLLQAYEQLCQDHDDVVLLYVGDGILRAEIETYCSEHSLTGVHITGFVNQTDMPCYYAIAEVFVMCSGVGETWGLAVNEAMNFGLPVVVSDLTGCAEDLVKSGSNGLVFTSGDIGALVHCLQQILYQDQIDGRESIAIVERYSYDQLIDGLSSIPL; via the coding sequence ATACCAACAAATTGCCTGTCAGGAAGCGGGTGTGCTGGACCTGACTGTATTGTACTTGTCGGATGAAACAACGACAGGATATATTGATACGCAGTTTGGTGCCCGTATTGAGTGGGATATTCCCTTATTAGATGGGTACAAGCATCGATTCGTGAAAAATGACTCCTGGAAGCCGTCTTTCTATAATGGATTCCTGGGTTTACTGAACTGGGGACTGATTGGCGAGTTACGCCGGATGAAAAAAAGCATTGTTATCAGCCATGGCTGGGCTTATGCTTCGAATATTTTATCGCTCTGGGTTGCTAAAGCATTTGGGCATACCGTCTGTATGCGCGGAGACAGTCCCTATTGCCATGAGCGCTACAAAAGCAAGCTTCACAGAATTACGAGGTTACTGTTTTTGAAGGTGTTTGTCCTGAGTGTGACGGACAAGTTTTTATACGTAGGTGAGCAAAACCGACGCTTGTACAAGTCGTTTGGCATTCCTGATCACAAACTCATTTTTGTCCCGCATGCCGTTGATAATAACCGGTTCCGGTTGGCATATCTCACTAATAGAGATAACCGGGATACGCTTCGCCGGCAAATGGGTCTGGAAGGTAAAAAAGTGATTCTGTACGTCGGCAAACTAATACCAAAAAAGCGACCAATCGATCTGTTACAAGCCTATGAACAACTCTGCCAGGATCATGATGATGTGGTTTTACTCTACGTAGGTGATGGTATACTACGGGCCGAAATCGAGACATATTGTTCTGAACATTCATTGACAGGAGTTCACATTACAGGATTTGTGAACCAAACAGATATGCCATGCTACTATGCGATAGCTGAGGTTTTTGTGATGTGTTCAGGCGTGGGCGAAACCTGGGGATTAGCCGTCAATGAGGCCATGAATTTTGGGTTACCGGTAGTAGTCTCTGATCTGACCGGTTGTGCTGAGGATCTGGTTAAGTCGGGGAGTAACGGGCTGGTATTCACGTCTGGTGATATTGGCGCGCTGGTCCATTGTCTGCAACAGATTCTTTACCAAGACCAGATTGATGGACGTGAATCAATAGCGATTGTTGAGCGCTACTCTTATGACCAACTAATTGATGGCTTATCATCAATACCTCTGTAA
- a CDS encoding lipopolysaccharide biosynthesis protein, with amino-acid sequence MESLTLSLKQQFVRHKSRIDLLYRYVTGQGLVQIFNVVTGFLLLRWLTIDDQAKYTFAFSLQAAMSVLADLGFSGSIIALVGSQIYDKERVGNYIAAARYFRRRFLLISFILGGFSIPFLTQQQAWDWQTKFLLLVPILCTIYLQGAVSYYAAPIQIHRQLKAFYTIQVVQALIRLVLCSLLYTTGYLTVYGALWLYNASLLWTGLAYRRTASAFQIQPKVIDRAIKADMLAYLKPMIPSLVFNAFYGQITVFLITYYGKQSSVAELGALTRLGQLFALLNTFNAVVIAPFIARLSVAQLLRAYIRILIGALSIASLITALVWIYPNGFLWLLGSKYTQLDRELKLFVLNQSLLYIGSVLWSMHAARKWIFGFNSWIYIIGLVLIQLFIVRRYNLSTVYDVIRASLLSTGFILLLHIETGLIGWFVKGKHAVSSKLDPTL; translated from the coding sequence ATGGAATCTCTCACCTTGTCTTTGAAACAGCAATTTGTCCGACACAAAAGCCGGATCGATTTACTGTATCGCTACGTAACGGGACAGGGACTGGTGCAGATCTTTAACGTCGTAACCGGCTTTCTTTTGTTGCGCTGGTTAACCATTGATGATCAGGCTAAATACACGTTTGCGTTCAGCTTACAGGCTGCCATGTCAGTATTAGCTGACTTGGGGTTTAGTGGCAGTATTATAGCCCTCGTTGGAAGTCAGATTTACGACAAGGAGCGTGTTGGTAACTATATCGCAGCCGCTCGGTATTTTCGTCGTCGATTTTTGCTAATTTCTTTCATCCTGGGCGGGTTTTCAATACCTTTTCTTACGCAACAACAAGCCTGGGATTGGCAAACGAAATTTTTGTTATTGGTGCCGATTTTGTGTACTATCTATTTACAAGGCGCTGTCAGCTATTACGCTGCGCCTATTCAAATACACCGCCAGTTAAAAGCATTTTATACGATACAAGTTGTACAAGCTTTGATAAGATTAGTACTCTGTAGTCTACTGTACACAACAGGGTACCTCACGGTATATGGTGCATTGTGGCTATACAACGCATCACTTTTGTGGACAGGTTTAGCTTACCGTCGCACTGCGTCTGCGTTTCAGATACAACCAAAAGTAATAGATAGGGCCATCAAGGCAGACATGTTGGCGTATCTGAAACCGATGATTCCCTCTTTAGTCTTCAATGCATTTTATGGACAGATTACTGTTTTCCTCATTACGTATTACGGCAAGCAAAGTAGCGTGGCTGAATTAGGTGCCTTAACGCGGTTAGGGCAACTGTTTGCGTTACTAAATACATTTAATGCAGTTGTAATCGCGCCTTTCATAGCTCGTTTGTCAGTGGCTCAACTGCTCCGAGCTTATATAAGAATCCTGATAGGGGCATTGTCAATAGCGTCTCTGATAACCGCCCTTGTCTGGATTTATCCCAATGGATTTTTATGGTTATTGGGAAGTAAATATACTCAGCTGGATAGAGAACTGAAATTGTTCGTACTTAATCAGAGCCTACTGTACATAGGCTCCGTCTTGTGGAGTATGCATGCTGCGCGTAAATGGATATTTGGATTTAATTCCTGGATTTACATTATAGGTCTGGTTCTGATTCAACTCTTTATAGTAAGAAGGTATAATCTGTCGACAGTGTATGATGTAATTCGCGCATCGCTTCTATCTACTGGTTTCATTCTGTTATTACATATTGAAACTGGTTTAATAGGTTGGTTTGTGAAAGGAAAACATGCCGTATCAAGTAAACTTGATCCTACGTTATGA